One segment of Yersinia kristensenii DNA contains the following:
- the napD gene encoding chaperone NapD codes for MDDKEWHVCGLVMQAKPARIASLIDSLLAIPGTEIPTSDTALGKLVVVMQAARSDVLLNYIESARNLDGVLAVSLVYHQQESQGEEMP; via the coding sequence ATGGACGATAAAGAATGGCATGTCTGTGGATTGGTAATGCAAGCCAAACCTGCGCGAATAGCGTCGCTAATCGACAGCCTGCTGGCGATTCCGGGAACAGAAATACCCACCAGTGATACCGCTCTGGGTAAGTTGGTGGTGGTTATGCAGGCAGCGCGCTCAGACGTGCTCCTGAATTATATTGAGTCAGCACGCAATCTGGATGGTGTGTTGGCTGTATCGCTGGTTTATCACCAGCAGGAAAGCCAAGGTGAGGAAATGCCATGA